In Lepeophtheirus salmonis chromosome Z, UVic_Lsal_1.4, whole genome shotgun sequence, the genomic window agtatattttcattttccagGCTCTTTGTACCTTAGTTCTCTGCTCCGCCATCAGCATTGATGCTGGAGTATTCTCCCGAAGAATTGGTCGTAACTCACCTCCAATCAGCTCTTACGGAGCTGGACAAGTAGGATCTGCTTCATCCTTTAACCAAGTTACATCCTCATTCGGTGGATCTGGTTCATCTTTCGGAGGATCATCTTTCGGTGGATCCGCTGGAGGAGCTTCATCTGGACCCGCTGTTCCCGTTGTTGCTATTATCAGTGAATCAAATAATGCTCCCGGTACCCTTGGAGACAACAGTGACTTTGACAACGCCTTTGAAGCCGAAAATGGTATCAGACAAACATCTTCTGGATCCACTGTCACCATTGGAGAGGAATCCGTCGTTGTCATGAAGGGATCTTACGAATATGTTGGCCCTGATGGTCAAACTTATGTTGTCGACTGGATCGCTGATGAGAATGGATTCCAACCCTCTGCCCCTCATCTCCCCAAGGAAGTCCCAATCCCATTCCCTGAAATTGCCGAAGCCGTTGCCGCTCAAATCGCTTTCGCTGCCCAAGAAGATGCTGCTGGAGGATCTGCTTCTGCTGGTGGATTTGGTGGTTCTGCTGCTGGCGGATTCGGACAATCTTTTGGTGCATCTAGTCAAAGCCAATCCGTTGCTCCCCTTTCCAACTACGGTCGTTAAGACTAtcctttctaaaattttatacttttgatacgttcttgaaatatatataattaattacatgcGAAAATATTCTTACCTGAATCATTTATctataataattcttttaaatgttattgataatatttttatataactttaatagTTGAAGTTATAATTCCTTAAAGGAAAATAACCATTTTCGATGAAAAAAGtgatttgacaaaatttattacttaatttatttagtcaataaactttgatttttcattAATCAGAAAACCCCAATAATTCATTAGAACAAATATTCCTACGTGGTAGTCAATTTCATAAAGTTTTGTGGACAGAATTTTGGTAAGGAAAGTCAGTTAGTCAAGAGACTATAGAGGCTACCTTGGTTGAtagtatcttttttatatccattGTAAGTTTTTCTCCCTAATTACAAACATTTCAACCACTTTTTCCAATCAGTCCTATCGGTAAGCAACAGTTACATtgtaatcatttaattaattttaaatgatagtaATGAGTAAAACGTTTATGTAAAAATCtgatgatttaattaattattaataattataggaaGTATAGCTAAAAACTCGATCTGCAAAATTTACGTTGGCGAAATATCACTAACTGAATTAGCAAAAATATTCTGGTGAGCttgtatttgaagaaatataattaaaccttTTACATAGGGGTTCTTTCAAATCTGAAggctttgaattttaaatttcaacaagatataatctattaattaacactacaatttcaacaaaataaattcctctaaatagatgtgagtctgagctctcttaataattaatgtagacGCCTTTCGTAGCAATGATTACTTCCAGGTGGTGCAGGTCTAGTCTTTTGTCATGCCGTCTCAGTCCTAGTTGACAGTGGCATTGTGGGCCTCGGTATTTGGATGCCAGAGAATGCAGGCATTTTCCTCGAGATTCGCCCCCCAAAAAGAGTTGTCGAAGTGGTTTGCGTTAGGGCTATAAGGAatcttaagtttaaaaaaaaataataaaaagaacttaaaagactTACTccaaagagttttgcaacggaggagattgATTTGTTTCATTGCTGGTCCCgcaagtggcctctccaccctcacaaggctctttccacccactttttatAGCCCTGTGGATActttggtgtgaaaccccgagatctctagTATGGCccatcatggacttgaggggattggcctgggctgttttctttaattcctcagggtctagtttggcctttttaaaaGGACCCTTCATCTTTTCAAACGTTTCGTACTATCTGACAGCATGAACGGTGGTCCTGAGAGGCACAACTATTTGGAGTACGTGAAGCACAACCGATTGGGTCGTGAATAGAAGTTTGTTGATCCCattaaagtgtcattttttcgacttgtacataacataaagagctaaagttgttgtttttttgttattaattttttatgctttaaattatcgaaatatgaattaatttcaatcatttaaccttaaaaaaatattcaattactaattgttcagatttcaatggaatcCGGTAATATTTGCAGACTATttacataacaataatttaaaaaaatagtcataaaagattaattcattaaatattataaaattattattttatttaggatCATTAATCAATCAGCAACTTTTTACAAGTATGTAAAAGGACCTTTGAATGTTTTTctgatataagtatttttatggtattttttattcattaaatgcAATCTCACATACAAATAATGATAGTAAATACTAGTTAGACATTCCAAACTGGATACAAAAGACTCTCAtggaaatttctttatttatatacgtGGACTATCTTAGACTTATTAACATGGAATTCTTATTTACATCACCCAAAGGATCTCTTTTCCTCGAACATATCCTCTTTTTACGTCCTGACTGggattattttatcaattgaacAACCagttaaatagttattttattaaaaataaaataagttcctaaatatatatttacataaataaaaagatacaattttttctttctctaaatATATCATCATCAATTGATTCTTAACTATATGAAAATTTAACGCTCACTCCTATCTTTAAATTGAACAGGTTACTTCACTTCGTGTTTTGTAAATCTAAATTTGGTCATCTTAGCTTATAAGattgataaatactttaattaatcattataggAGCAAATTATTACAACAAAGGAAATTAAGtctattgtttttgaaatttatatagtCACATCtggttaattataaaaattaaaccgaaatctaaacactttattgaattaataaaacgACTTAGAAATGACAATGCACTTGACAGAcaagtatacaaaaaataaatagatcaaaagcaaaatatcaaaactttttgtatatacTATGCCTCAGCCAGGCGGCGAAACGTGTCATCAATCTAGTAACTAAATCATCAGTGATCGTATGTGGAGAAAATATTAGCATTGGGGTtgtaaaagcaattttttttttttgaaaaatattacatttttgggaaaaaaatttcaaaaatccacagctactcaccaaaaatatattttttggagaaaatttccaaaaactaaatttcaaatattaaatttttcaaaaatcaatagctattcactaaaaattaagttttttgggggaaaaaatcgaaaatccccagctgttgacaaaaaaatttcgaTGATGAAATCGTAGGGCAACGAATATTTGTAGCGATTATTTTCATAGCTCAAGGCAACTTCTCCAAACAACCTGCCATCGAAATAccgaaaatttgaaaatcatacAGGTTTATCTTTGCCGTGTGTATTGTTTCACAATTTTGAGGAAGGTCGTATCGATATAAATCCCTTCATTAATGGCCTTCTTGACGTTGTAAATTGTTTCCTTGCTTGCATAAATCAAATTCCGTATCTCTCTAGATTTATGTTCCGCTCGAAATGGAGCACCAATCTCAATTTTTTAAGTCCATTTGTGTGTCCAATTTTCTGttgattttgttgattttttttggagaggagTATCAATTTATATAGTTTGTCAACTGATGGGAGGAATAATAAATTCCTTTCATGTATTTTTCTGATTCCTCTCATTTTTAAGTATCCAGTTTCAACTATGCGCCCGATTGAGGGTGTTTTAAATCAGTAGATTTTTTCAAAGACCAAACACAGGAACACAACAGGATCGATTTTCAACCACACATTAACGAACAATAGCATCATActcatttaattcaattctttaAGATTTAATAACTAACTAGTTAATATTTACATTCTCTAAAAAAAGTACCAGGAAGTTTTAAATGAGacacaaatttcacatttaaggattaaagtttatttctttGCCTTCAAAATAATCTCCATTGGAAGCAAATCACATATTCCAACGTTTTTTCCAGTcctcgaaatattttttatatgcacTTTTTGGCATGGTCTTAGCTCATTTCAGGAAATTTTTATGGATTAAATAGGCTCAAAACGGATTTTACGGAGTGGCAATTAAATTCTGGAGAACAAACAAAGTAACACAGAGCTAAATcaggtaaatataaaattataatatgggTGTCATATTTCcacatattaaagtataagcaattagttacaaaacaaacaagCTTGAGCACTTTATCTTCCGTAAAAGgcgagaaaataacacttgaacgtgatccatAAATTTCTTTCCGAGCATTCAAACAGCCGTCTATCCCGTAAGGAAGTACAAAATGTTTAGAAGGAAGAAGGGATCTTCCTTTTTGAGTTACATTTAGTTTCATAATATGCAATTTATTCTACtgtattaatatgtttttcatatGGTTTTATATACTATTAACATTCGTATCAATTAACACCCCATGGCATAGATGTTGTGACCCCAACATCAAGGGTTGGAAACCACTATTCTATAACCAAATACTTTTCTCGAATATAAGCGTCttcctttaatttgtttataatttgcAACGTCATGGCAATAATAGTGAACTAAGTTagacattaatttaataatataaatattttaaaaataactcaaatggatgaattatttattaaagtttatcGTAAATCAATTGCCAAACAGCAATagatctaaattattaaaatgtctatatattttttatatgtgcatgacaatttgaaaattatggtAGAAGAAATGTTGAAAACAATGCtgattaaaacattataaatgtatttccacataaaataatattaaataaatgaaaggtcATAATGATTTCATTGGTCTATAACAACAATCATTTAATTTCAGGAAAAAAAGTAAGCATtccctataatatttttaattaaaccgGTTTCGTAGACACGAAGAATTAAACATAATTCCTCTTTTCGAATGCCGCAAAAACCAAAATAGTATATAAACATTTAGAAGGGGAAGGTTTTATATCAGTTAGTATTTGAATATCTAGTTGGAAAGATGAAGACTTTTGTAagatctaattatatttaattagttacatattaaaaaaaattataatggcaTTGTAATTGTTTTCTATAGGTTGTTACTGCTTTGTTACTCTGCTCTGCCATTAGTATTGATGCTGGAGTATTCTCTAGAAGAACTGGACGTAACTCCCCTCCAATCAGCTCTTATGGAGATGGACAAGTAGGATCTGCTTCATCTTTTAACCAAGTCACATCCTCATTCGGTGGATCTGGTTCATCCTTCGGAGGATCATCTTTTGGTGGATCTACTGGAGGAGCTTCATCTGGACCCGCTGTTCCCGTTGTTGCTATTATCAGTGAATCAAACAATGCTCCCGGTACCCTTGGAAACAATAGCGACTTTGACAACTCCTTCGAAGCTGAAAATGGTATCAGACAACAATCTTCTGGATCCACTGTCACCATTGGAGAAGAATCTGTCGTTGTCATGAAGGGATCTTACGAATATGTTGGCCCTGATGGTCAAACTTACGTTGTCGACTGGATCGCTGATGAGAATGGATTCCAACCTTCTGCACCTCATCTCCCCAAGGAAGTCCCAATCCCATTCCCTGAAATTGCTGAAGCCGTTGCCGCTCAAATCGCTTTTGCTGCCCAAGAAGATGCTGTTGGAGGATCTACTTCTGCTGGTGGATTTAGTGGTTCTGCTGCAGGTGGATTTGGACAATCTTTTGGTGCATCTAGCCAAAGCCAATCCGTTGCTCCCCTTACACAATATGGTCGTTAAGACTTTCCTtcctaaaattttatactttttatacattcttgaaatataaataattaattacaaacgAAAGTTGatcgaaataaatttaatttaaaaagaatatatgtatttctgatttaagattttacaaaatttccaatttatagTATATTGGATCATCAATCTTCCTATTTAGATTGGAAAATTCTTTAATAACGAATAATCTGAAGGATTTGGTTCATATTTaacaatgaactttttttaatcattactGCAGATGCTatttatgtatagaaaaaacacattttaggaattatcaaaggaaaaacagttgttgtgtgagctcatatttatttttgttcataaatatatatgtatttaattaaaattattatacattttcagCACAAATACCTATTTAGAGGTAAAGATAGTTCCtgattataaaagtaaataattttctcaCTTTATGAGGATcattgtttttgtaataataatggcagcttttcattttttttatttctgtaaccaattaaatttaatagagcaaaaaaataataaattcttaatagaaattcaaggttagacaattattgtcattattgctagaattttcactctgatgtatcgtactgacttctggaaagaaaaacagtttttgataTTACActcaaccactcatctactctGACGTCATTATTTAAAGCGTGgaagaagtcaaacatcaggcgaccacacgttatggtataaccttgtatttctattaaccttggtttttAGTATAACTTCCAACTCGTTACTTTTAACAAACCATTAGTGAACTTGGATCTAAAACACcctgatattaataaaagtacttCTTATCTCTTGTCTATCTAAATTCGATAGCCAATAATATTCAGCATGAtcttaaaacattaatttagattatatgcaattcattatatatattgatattatattgttCTGGATCTATTCGCATAATTAGCCAGTTTAATCGAGATTTAATGATTTTAATGTACTGTTTTCCTTAAATATAGTTCCTTTGTTATTCTTatggaattttttagaaaatgttttttttatgtaagaacTGAGGCATACCACGATGGCTACTGATTTATAAcgcataaagtaataaatatttcatacaaatttttataataatataatttatttatttttactttaagaataaccaatttcattttaatcaacTTCGAACTCATGTTGAttacatctttttaaattaaggatttatttttcctcCATGGCTTATAttactccaaatattttttaaattttaattgatatttaaaaggtgtaaaatgaatatttaaaaaactgataCAAATTGTAAATGacgtaaatattattatcattcaacatgtaataaaatacagttaatttttgtgtttcctTTGTAATCAGTTTAATAATCGggttataaaaatgatgttttttaatgGAAAGTTAAGTGTTCCAATCGTCTCTGGCTATGATGATCGTTGCAACATTTGATGAGTTGCATTCAAATGAAAGTAGTGTGGAAAAGATTGactgttttcatttttaaataaattcaaacaatagcagacttaccgagtggtctattaaaatttgtacaCTTTCAATTTTGTACttcaactaaatataatttatttattaactacataatttcaatcaaattaataatatacttaaatgTGTCTCTGCTCTCTTAATCATAATGTATCCCCTTAGCCGTAATGTTGGCTTTTCTGGcggtggcagaaggcctggcaccctcTGCGTCCAATACTACCTGAAAGTTGTTTTCGGGGACTCGGTGTTTGTATGACGGACACTATAGGCATTCCCCTCGACAcgtacccaaaaggtgtagtcgaagggATTGGCATCAGGGATTCAAGGGGatacaaaagtgtaaaaataattcaaattggaCTGGGCTGTTTCCTTTAATAATTTCAaccactcaaccttaattaattattgaatacgTAAGTGTCCAGATTTCAATGAACTGCCCGGATAGATATGATGTGTTAAAATTTTGTGCATCAAAGTCACATAATACTATAAGCCTGTATGCGAAAGCTCAAACACGTCCGCTAAAAATGGGGTAGAAGAACTGAAAAATTATCTGAATGACATAATTAAGTTCCAAAGGCCATTTGTCgacaatttgttatatttttacagaaaaaaaattatttttcagatttaaaTATAGACAAAGACACacccatattaataaaatcaggCCTGTGAtcacagtttttataaaatcatataatttcaatataaaccCTATCCCATGCCTTTTTTTACCATAGACATATAAAGACATTGAGCAATTTCAATCTTATAaagggtttattttttgaataaaaatatgacaaatatttttatgaatttatgtataagatgaatatagatttaaacattattgttgaaaattcaaaatgttttgagGCGTAGCAATGCAAATAAAGAGTAATCTTAATATACAGAAGGCCCATCTAGccgttgcattttgaactaccacttttttgacgtctgacagctgtagtaacatgcttattgtatttaaatattttgtaaaaggtctccggtgTACGAAATAATTAAGATTACGCtggaagaaaattgggaaatactgaagacttacatccacaatggagagtcttcaaacgaaattgcaaaaaaatttcgtcggtcgaaataaagcgcattccaggcagtttgtgggaaagtttgtgaagcgtgtgcacAAAAATttgttcgttaatggataaaacaacgggTTCCCATGTTCGTCCAGTGCACTTCATCGAAGAAATTGCTGCTTTTTCTGAAAGcaaaaaaacgagcaaggagctgccgttacagTCAATGGTGAGCACTAtggggccatgttggaagattttttgtttccccaaatggaaaaggaagacattgacgatatttggttccaacaagatggcgctacgtgccacacagccaacgttacagtgggtcttttgcgcactgtcttcgacaatcgtaTCATAAGCCCAAACAGCGACGTCAACTGGCCTCCTTGTAGCTGcaatttgactccgttggactatttttcgtggagaaccgtcaaggataaatgttacgccaaccatccagagacaaTTGACGATCTGAAACACGAAATTGAAGTCgtcattgcagctattgaagctcacaaaatcgaaaatgtattgaaaaattgggtcgacagaatgggctactgtaaggccagttACGGCGGCCATATTCATGAATTGGTGTTTTatcattaaccggaatgttgaggctttcaaataaaaaataaactatagaaaaatatccatttgtctttttttttatagcaatatcaaaagaaaaaagtttcgtgggccactctttaCAAGGTGGTTCAAAGTGAATAatctattatatttcattaattgtgGTGAAATATTTACAGCTGaacaaaagataatttaacATCAAACAATCAACAATTATAACactaatatgaaaaatgtataaaaagtgaccatagaatatattttttaaataagttcaattgaatatatataatttccctAACAAAGCATCTTTTCAGATTCGTTTTTGTAATAGGTATATTTGATTgtatactaatttataaattataattgtaatgtgacttaacaaaattaatgtattgattttaattagtgatgtgccgcgagctgaattttgctgctcaagtattttcgagtttttaTGAGAAATATTCAAGGAATTACGGGCTATACTCGTTACTTGCATGATAACTTGTTATTCAACTGAATAATTGTTCCTCCCTCTAATATTTTTTGCTCACTAAATAACTCGTTGctacaaaaatcatatattttgaaacaattattggaagaataaatacatttttggatcCTTGTTGGGAATCATAGGTGCCTTTCGATcaagaattaattttcaagGCCAAGACAACTTATTTCTTGACATAATCAGGACTGACAGttgtaaagtattattattgataaaataatttaagcaacttgatgaaattatatagcttttttcaaataaatgacctgaaaagattattttacttattatccCTCTTTCCTCCTTACtttaagttatttcaaaataaacacttaacttcattcataaaattatatttataaattaaatacctATAGTGGAAAGGAAATCATTTAGTGTACATTCAAGAAATTTGCATttgaaactatttataatatttccctcGATAAATTCAAAGTCAAGGACCACGGTCTATGTACAATGTACCAACAATAGTAAAGAACGggttt contains:
- the LOC121130114 gene encoding uncharacterized protein; the encoded protein is MKTFVVTALLLCSAISIDAGVFSRRTGRNSPPISSYGDGQVGSASSFNQVTSSFGGSGSSFGGSSFGGSTGGASSGPAVPVVAIISESNNAPGTLGNNSDFDNSFEAENGIRQQSSGSTVTIGEESVVVMKGSYEYVGPDGQTYVVDWIADENGFQPSAPHLPKEVPIPFPEIAEAVAAQIAFAAQEDAVGGSTSAGGFSGSAAGGFGQSFGASSQSQSVAPLTQYGR
- the LOC121130112 gene encoding uncharacterized protein produces the protein MKYLALCTLVLCSAISIDAGVFSRRIGRNSPPISSYGAGQVGSASSFNQVTSSFGGSGSSFGGSSFGGSAGGASSGPAVPVVAIISESNNAPGTLGDNSDFDNAFEAENGIRQTSSGSTVTIGEESVVVMKGSYEYVGPDGQTYVVDWIADENGFQPSAPHLPKEVPIPFPEIAEAVAAQIAFAAQEDAAGGSASAGGFGGSAAGGFGQSFGASSQSQSVAPLSNYGR